The following coding sequences lie in one Tichowtungia aerotolerans genomic window:
- a CDS encoding phage portal protein family protein — translation MRYICSTKDHGYRDSTNPLRGLNMQRLVALQESGERGEFADLQWFYYYMERSDAMIHSVIQRRRAALLSLDWDVRVVSQEQDNPLANEQADFLRMVYDNIDNFREAVSFLFTGFFRGFAHLEKHWSSGGLIERLEPVEQWFWVRDGLFGDWEYNAGAVSGHRRGESIKPENFVLLEAPALDRILSILYLRKNLSQTDWDSFLSVYGIPSIFLVGPPNADEAKQKEYQAVAEQILSNGRGFLPHDSDIKFVTGGGEKPPFQEQIKYLDEQITIAATGGLLTMLAQPGSGTLAGSAHQDSFLQIAKSDAVTLAGVLQNAIDVPLLTEFFPGQPPLAYFEFSPGLNHATSQVVQDAIDLKTAGMQIDPAELSEKTGYTLTEKQSG, via the coding sequence ATGCGCTACATTTGCTCAACCAAAGACCACGGTTACCGAGACTCCACCAACCCGCTGCGCGGGCTGAATATGCAGCGGCTGGTTGCCCTGCAGGAGTCCGGCGAGCGCGGGGAGTTTGCCGATCTCCAGTGGTTCTATTACTACATGGAACGCTCTGATGCCATGATCCACTCTGTTATCCAGCGGCGACGGGCTGCGCTTCTTTCCCTTGACTGGGATGTGCGCGTCGTTTCACAGGAACAGGATAATCCGCTGGCAAACGAGCAGGCTGATTTCCTGCGTATGGTCTACGACAACATCGACAACTTTCGAGAAGCCGTCTCATTTCTGTTCACCGGATTCTTCCGGGGCTTCGCTCACCTTGAAAAGCATTGGAGCTCCGGCGGACTGATCGAACGCTTAGAGCCGGTTGAACAATGGTTCTGGGTGCGCGACGGATTATTCGGCGATTGGGAATACAATGCTGGAGCTGTTTCAGGCCATCGGCGCGGCGAATCCATCAAACCTGAAAACTTTGTTCTCCTTGAGGCTCCGGCGCTCGACCGCATTCTTAGTATTCTCTATCTGCGCAAAAACCTATCCCAGACGGATTGGGATTCCTTCCTCTCGGTCTATGGCATTCCGTCCATCTTTCTGGTCGGCCCGCCCAACGCCGACGAAGCCAAGCAGAAAGAATATCAGGCGGTTGCCGAGCAGATCCTTTCCAACGGACGCGGTTTCCTTCCGCACGACAGCGATATTAAGTTTGTGACCGGCGGGGGAGAGAAGCCGCCGTTTCAGGAACAGATCAAATATCTCGACGAGCAAATCACCATTGCCGCCACCGGCGGACTGCTGACCATGCTTGCCCAGCCCGGCAGCGGAACGCTCGCCGGCAGTGCGCATCAGGACAGCTTTCTCCAGATTGCCAAGTCGGACGCCGTCACCCTGGCGGGGGTCTTGCAGAATGCGATTGATGTCCCGTTGCTCACCGAATTTTTTCCCGGTCAGCCGCCGCTTGCTTACTTTGAATTTTCACCCGGCCTCAACCATGCCACCAGTCAGGTGGTGCAGGATGCCATTGATCTCAAGACCGCCGGTATGCAGATCGACCCCGCCGAACTCTCCGAAAAGACCGGCTACACACTCACTGAAAAACAATCCGGTTGA
- a CDS encoding terminase large subunit domain-containing protein, whose product MHSSKARFRVVCTGRRFGKTLCLAREVAERGVLEPGDYGWIAPTYNVADRGREAFQEAFDPEFLRFSGRTPSRLEFTSPNGTSRVWFLSADNPENIRGYGFKGIVVDEAAVIPPDVWTYILRPTIAQTLGWAVFISTPKGRNWFYDLFTRGEDPHEPDYESFRFPSIDNPFFPVSEWEDAKRTLPADVFQQEYDAQFLEDSAGVFRNVSSCLFPQRSLAREDRAGAVVIGCDVAKHTDFTVLVAMNQRTGRCFDMERFNQLDWPIQKDRILEFARKWRGRIILDATGAGDPIYDDLARRYSNIEPFKFTAQSKVELVQRLIVAVEQQRVSWPEEWQVLTNEMQRYEYEISARGRLSYNAPAGFHDDCVMALALANHRRWETESVGPMLPLLPKGRFSPFAKRPRILPG is encoded by the coding sequence ATACATAGCTCAAAAGCACGCTTCCGAGTTGTCTGTACCGGACGGCGATTCGGAAAAACCCTCTGCCTTGCCCGAGAAGTTGCCGAGCGCGGAGTCTTAGAGCCCGGAGACTACGGATGGATTGCGCCGACCTACAACGTGGCTGATCGGGGACGCGAGGCATTTCAGGAAGCCTTTGATCCGGAGTTTCTCCGATTCAGTGGACGGACTCCGTCGCGGCTGGAATTCACCAGTCCGAACGGAACCAGCCGGGTTTGGTTTCTATCCGCCGACAACCCTGAAAATATTCGCGGTTACGGCTTCAAGGGCATTGTTGTCGATGAAGCGGCGGTGATCCCGCCCGATGTTTGGACATACATTTTGCGACCGACCATTGCCCAGACGCTTGGCTGGGCTGTGTTCATTTCAACCCCGAAAGGCCGCAACTGGTTCTACGATTTGTTCACACGCGGCGAAGATCCGCATGAGCCGGATTATGAATCCTTCCGGTTCCCCAGTATCGACAATCCGTTTTTTCCTGTCTCGGAATGGGAGGATGCCAAACGGACACTGCCCGCCGATGTTTTCCAGCAGGAATACGATGCGCAGTTCCTCGAAGATAGTGCCGGGGTCTTCCGCAACGTCTCGTCCTGTTTGTTTCCTCAGAGGTCTTTAGCCCGCGAAGACCGCGCGGGGGCGGTGGTGATCGGATGCGATGTGGCCAAGCACACCGACTTTACCGTGCTCGTTGCCATGAACCAGCGGACGGGTCGCTGTTTTGATATGGAACGCTTCAATCAGCTCGACTGGCCGATCCAGAAAGACCGCATCCTTGAGTTCGCCCGCAAGTGGCGCGGGCGCATCATTCTGGACGCCACCGGCGCCGGCGATCCGATCTATGACGATCTGGCGCGGCGATATTCCAACATCGAACCGTTCAAATTTACCGCCCAGTCCAAAGTGGAGCTGGTCCAGCGGCTCATCGTCGCCGTCGAACAACAGCGGGTGAGCTGGCCGGAAGAATGGCAGGTGCTCACCAACGAGATGCAGCGCTATGAATACGAGATTTCCGCCCGCGGTCGCCTCAGCTACAACGCCCCGGCAGGATTCCACGATGACTGTGTCATGGCCCTCGCACTCGCCAACCACCGCCGTTGGGAAACCGAATCCGTCGGGCCGATGCTGCCGCTCTTGCCGAAAGGGCGCTTCTCTCCCTTTGCGAAACGTCCCCGCATTCTGCCCGGTTGA
- a CDS encoding RNA polymerase sigma factor, protein MNCHSCPHSEAILRGDYDSTPWDALPCSTCKLRENTFYSVPYDDEHLPEAAAPALGNSEQLTDNPMLPAATLAQFVQGFLSLPPEQRDVISLRYQGLQYKEIAERQGVTVSCVEKRHRLAMRDWPVLKSLFPYKVARQKVRRPHR, encoded by the coding sequence ATGAACTGTCATTCCTGTCCCCATTCCGAAGCCATCCTGCGCGGTGATTATGATTCCACCCCTTGGGATGCGTTGCCTTGTTCTACCTGTAAGCTCCGTGAGAATACATTCTACTCGGTTCCCTACGATGACGAGCACCTTCCGGAAGCTGCCGCGCCTGCTTTGGGTAACTCCGAACAGTTAACTGATAACCCGATGTTGCCGGCGGCAACACTCGCCCAGTTTGTGCAGGGCTTTCTTTCCCTTCCTCCTGAGCAGCGCGATGTGATTTCTTTGCGTTACCAGGGTTTGCAGTACAAGGAGATTGCCGAGCGTCAGGGTGTTACGGTTTCGTGTGTAGAGAAGCGTCATCGCCTTGCCATGAGGGATTGGCCGGTATTGAAATCGTTGTTTCCGTATAAAGTTGCCCGTCAGAAGGTTCGTCGTCCTCACCGCTAG